Proteins encoded within one genomic window of Equus quagga isolate Etosha38 unplaced genomic scaffold, UCLA_HA_Equagga_1.0 HiC_scaffold_1864_RagTag, whole genome shotgun sequence:
- the LOC124232042 gene encoding cancer/testis antigen 47B-like — protein MSATGEGDLAAGGLDRPVGVPGACALAAGAGDGLVGDSGPQGAARVTAAAAAAGALGEAAGEPGAGGPEGGSAEEDSDIEPAEEGEEAAAAGRLAVDAAQFPRASLRLLFLEFAQSLLRRLFYKNHVLLRPWPPAPDGSAQRPAPRGPAPPEPAACALPPVQEPGAEAATQEPATQEPAEEAAAPEETTKYRCENSNEEAHDAADKDEKEKFNKKQEGPENALDPTDSTPRKSSWEE, from the exons ATGTCTGCCACAGGAGAAGGAGACCTGGCCGCAGGTGGCCTGGACAGGCCCGTGGGCGTGCCGGGGGCGTGTGCCCTGGCGGCCGGGGCTGGCGACGGGCTGGTCGGCGACTCGGGGCCCCAGGGGGCGGCGAGAGtcacggcggcggcggcggcggcgggagcccTCGGGGAGGCGGCGGGGGAGCCGGGGGCCGGCGGCCCGGAGGGCGGGAGCGCCGAGGAGGACTCGGACATCGAGCCGGCCGAGGAGGgcgaggaggcggcggcggcgggccgCCTGGCGGTGGACGCGGCGCAGTTCCCGCGGGCGAGCTTACGCCTCCTGTTCCTGGAGTTCGCGCAGTCGCTGCTGCGCCGCCTCTTCTACAAGAACCACGTGCTGCTACGGCCCTGGCCTCCGGCGCCCGACGGCTCGGCCcagcgccccgcgccccgcgggCCGGCGCCGCCAGAGCCGGCCGCCTGCGCCCTGCCGCCGGTCCAGGAGCCGGGGGCGGAGGCCGCGACCCAGGAGCCCGCGACCCAGGAGCCCGCGGAGGAGGCCGCCGCCCCGGAGG AAACAACTAAATATCGGTGTGAAAACTCGAATGAAGAGGCCCACGACGCTGCAGACAAGGACGAAAAAGAGAAGTTTAACAAAAAACAAGAAGGACCCGAAAACGCTCTGGACCCCACAGACAGCACACCGAGAAAATCCAG TTGGGAGGAAtag